The Sinomonas sp. P10A9 genome includes a window with the following:
- a CDS encoding helix-turn-helix transcriptional regulator, with amino-acid sequence MKTPKADTRPDSEDRTRDRVLSAVLEHGPVSAAELGDMLNVTPAAVRRHLDALTDAGVVEVKRVATSGTGAGRPARRYVLTSRGQSTIGDDYLDIARKALERLSELGGPGAVEDFAHERFSAMERRYRPLVDAAGDDVAARSRALADALTADGFVASAASVQGKPVLPAHLASVQLCQGHCPVQQLAAEFPVFCDSETAAFSRLLGVDVRRLSTLAQGGHVCTTHIPTGRGQKTAHAAESTTDQQRGRDDGSIS; translated from the coding sequence GTGAAGACGCCGAAGGCCGACACGAGGCCTGACTCTGAGGACCGCACGCGCGACCGCGTCCTCAGTGCGGTCCTCGAGCACGGGCCCGTGAGCGCTGCCGAGCTCGGCGACATGCTCAACGTCACGCCGGCAGCCGTGCGCCGCCACCTCGATGCCCTGACCGACGCGGGCGTCGTCGAAGTCAAGCGCGTAGCGACGTCTGGCACCGGCGCCGGCAGGCCCGCTCGCCGGTACGTACTGACTTCGCGCGGCCAGTCGACCATCGGTGACGACTACCTCGACATCGCCCGGAAGGCGCTTGAACGGCTCTCGGAGCTGGGGGGCCCCGGAGCCGTGGAGGACTTCGCCCACGAGCGCTTCTCGGCCATGGAGCGCCGTTACCGGCCCCTCGTGGATGCGGCGGGCGACGACGTCGCGGCCCGCTCGCGCGCGCTCGCCGACGCGCTCACGGCCGACGGCTTCGTGGCCTCGGCCGCGTCCGTCCAGGGCAAGCCGGTGCTCCCGGCGCACCTCGCGAGCGTCCAGCTGTGCCAGGGCCACTGCCCCGTGCAGCAGCTCGCGGCGGAGTTCCCGGTGTTCTGCGACAGCGAGACGGCAGCCTTCTCGCGCCTCCTCGGCGTGGACGTCCGGCGGCTCTCGACGCTCGCGCAGGGCGGCCACGTGTGCACGACCCACATTCCCACCGGGCGGGGCCAGAAGACGGCCCACGCCGCGGAGAGTACAACCGACCAGCAGAGAGGCCGCGATGACGGATCAATTAGCTGA
- the sufB gene encoding Fe-S cluster assembly protein SufB, whose amino-acid sequence MTDQLAENRAATTAGQAQAGSTVIAEILERNPELHGIGTYEYGWADKDDAGANARRGLNEDVVRDISGKKSEPEWMLDLRLKGLKYFDRKPMPLWGADLSGIDFDNIKYFVRSTEKQAGSWEDLPEDIRNTYERLGIPEAERSRLVAGVAAQYESEVVYHQIREDLEAQGVIFLDTDTALKEHPEFFTEYFGTVIPAGDNKFASLNTAVWSGGSFVYVPKGVHVEIPLQAYFRINTENMGQFERTLIIADEDSYVHYIEGCTAPIYTSDSLHSAVVEIIVKKGARVRYTTIQNWSTNVYNLVTKRAVCHEGATMEWIDGNIGSKVTMKYPAVYLVGEHAKGETLSIAFAGAGQHQDTGSKMVHIAPNTKSSIVSKSVARGGGRAAYRGLVQVREGAKHSANTVRCDALLVDTISRSDTYPYIDIREDDVVLGHEATVSRVSEEQLFYLMSRGMPEDEAMAMIVRGFIEPIARELPMEYALELNRLIELQMEGSVG is encoded by the coding sequence ATGACGGATCAATTAGCTGAGAACCGAGCCGCGACCACCGCGGGCCAGGCGCAGGCCGGGTCCACGGTGATCGCCGAGATCCTGGAGAGGAATCCCGAGCTCCACGGGATCGGCACCTACGAGTACGGGTGGGCCGACAAGGACGACGCCGGCGCCAACGCGCGCCGCGGCCTCAACGAGGACGTGGTCCGGGACATCTCCGGCAAGAAGAGCGAGCCCGAGTGGATGCTCGATCTCCGCCTCAAGGGCCTGAAGTACTTCGACCGCAAGCCCATGCCGCTGTGGGGCGCAGACCTGTCCGGCATCGACTTCGACAACATCAAGTACTTTGTGCGCTCCACGGAGAAGCAGGCCGGCTCGTGGGAAGACCTCCCGGAGGACATCCGCAACACCTACGAGAGGCTCGGCATCCCCGAGGCCGAGCGTTCGCGCCTCGTGGCCGGCGTGGCCGCGCAGTACGAGTCCGAGGTCGTGTACCACCAGATCCGCGAGGACCTCGAGGCCCAGGGCGTGATCTTCCTCGACACGGACACCGCGCTCAAGGAGCACCCCGAGTTCTTCACCGAGTACTTCGGGACGGTCATCCCTGCCGGCGACAACAAGTTCGCCTCGCTCAACACCGCTGTGTGGTCCGGCGGCTCGTTCGTGTACGTCCCGAAGGGCGTCCACGTCGAGATCCCGCTGCAGGCCTACTTCCGCATCAACACGGAGAACATGGGCCAGTTCGAGCGGACCCTCATCATCGCGGACGAGGACTCCTACGTGCACTACATCGAGGGCTGCACCGCCCCGATCTACACGTCTGACTCGCTGCACTCGGCCGTCGTCGAGATCATCGTGAAGAAGGGCGCCCGCGTCCGCTACACGACGATCCAGAACTGGTCGACCAACGTCTACAACCTCGTGACCAAGCGCGCCGTCTGCCACGAGGGCGCCACGATGGAGTGGATCGATGGAAACATCGGCTCCAAGGTGACCATGAAGTACCCGGCCGTCTACCTCGTGGGCGAGCACGCCAAGGGCGAGACCCTTTCGATCGCCTTCGCGGGCGCGGGCCAGCACCAGGACACCGGCTCGAAGATGGTCCACATCGCGCCGAACACGAAGTCCTCGATCGTGTCCAAGTCCGTGGCCCGCGGCGGGGGACGCGCTGCGTACCGCGGCCTCGTGCAGGTGCGCGAGGGGGCGAAGCACTCGGCCAACACCGTGCGCTGCGACGCCCTGCTCGTCGACACGATCTCGCGGTCCGATACCTACCCGTACATCGACATCCGCGAGGATGACGTGGTCCTCGGCCACGAGGCGACCGTCTCGCGCGTGTCGGAGGAGCAGCTCTTCTACCTCATGTCCCGCGGTATGCCCGAGGACGAGGCCATGGCGATGATCGTGCGCGGCTTCATCGAGCCGATCGCGCGCGAGCTCCCCATGGAGTACGCCCTCGAGCTGAACCGATTGATCGAACTGCAGATGGAAGGGTCCGTCGGCTGA
- the sufD gene encoding Fe-S cluster assembly protein SufD: MTELTEVTTEENIAEKARIGAPSIPGLTEEGETLAPAQTAASPLGGDAAKAHSHGGGYGIPDSSRAGRLTSYRLEDFPAVKGTEEEWRFTPLKRLGGLHKDVLDGAAPAVAVEAPEQVRVETVGRDDARIGSAGIPEDRVSANAWAHFAEATVVTIPSGIALDERVLVTLTGAGLAAAAQHVVIVAEKGARGVVVLQHVGAAIVSENVEIVLEDGADLTVVTLQEWTDESVHASSQQVKIGRDAHIKHIVVSLGGSLVRMTPTARFAAPGGQAELFGLYFADAGQHLEQRTYVDHAQPNCVSNVLYKGALQGKDARTVWVGDVLIQKQAEGTDSYEKNQNLILTDGGRADSVPNLEIETGLIEGAGHASATGRFDDEHLFYLMARGIPEDVARRLVVRGFLNEIIQKIGVASIEEHLTEAVERELDAGEN; encoded by the coding sequence ATGACAGAACTGACCGAAGTGACGACTGAAGAGAACATCGCCGAGAAGGCCCGCATCGGCGCGCCGTCCATCCCCGGCCTCACCGAGGAGGGCGAGACGCTCGCCCCCGCGCAGACCGCAGCCTCCCCGCTCGGCGGTGACGCGGCCAAGGCGCATTCCCACGGCGGCGGCTACGGCATCCCGGACAGCTCGCGCGCCGGCCGCCTGACCTCGTACCGCCTCGAGGACTTCCCGGCCGTCAAGGGAACGGAAGAGGAGTGGCGGTTCACGCCCCTCAAGCGTCTGGGCGGGCTTCACAAGGACGTGCTCGACGGCGCCGCGCCGGCTGTCGCTGTCGAGGCGCCGGAGCAGGTCCGCGTCGAGACCGTGGGCCGCGACGATGCCCGCATCGGCTCCGCCGGCATCCCCGAGGACCGTGTCTCCGCGAACGCCTGGGCGCACTTCGCCGAGGCCACGGTGGTGACGATCCCGTCCGGCATCGCGCTCGATGAGCGGGTCCTCGTGACGCTCACGGGCGCGGGCCTCGCCGCAGCAGCCCAGCATGTGGTGATCGTGGCCGAGAAGGGGGCGCGAGGCGTCGTCGTGCTCCAGCATGTCGGTGCGGCCATCGTCTCGGAGAACGTCGAGATCGTCCTCGAGGACGGCGCCGACCTCACCGTGGTGACCCTCCAGGAATGGACCGACGAATCGGTGCATGCCTCGAGCCAGCAGGTGAAGATCGGCCGAGACGCGCACATCAAGCACATCGTGGTGAGCCTCGGCGGCTCGCTGGTCCGGATGACCCCGACGGCCCGCTTCGCCGCGCCGGGCGGGCAGGCCGAGCTCTTCGGCCTGTACTTCGCGGACGCAGGCCAGCACCTCGAGCAGCGCACCTACGTGGACCACGCCCAGCCCAACTGCGTCTCGAACGTGCTGTACAAGGGCGCGCTCCAGGGCAAGGACGCGCGCACCGTGTGGGTCGGCGACGTCCTCATCCAGAAGCAGGCCGAGGGCACCGACAGCTACGAGAAGAACCAGAACCTGATCCTCACCGACGGCGGCCGCGCCGACTCGGTCCCGAACCTCGAGATCGAGACGGGCCTCATCGAGGGCGCCGGCCACGCGAGCGCGACCGGCCGCTTCGACGACGAGCACCTCTTCTACCTCATGGCCCGCGGCATCCCCGAGGACGTGGCGCGCCGGCTTGTGGTGCGCGGCTTCCTGAACGAGATCATCCAGAAGATCGGCGTTGCCAGCATCGAAGAGCACCTCACCGAGGCCGTCGAGCGCGAGCTCGACGCTGGCGAAAACTGA
- the sufC gene encoding Fe-S cluster assembly ATPase SufC → MSTLEIKDLHVSIETEQGVKEILKGVTLTVKTGETHALMGPNGSGKSTLASTIAGHPRYTVTSGSITLDGEDVLAMSVDARARAGLFLAMQYPVEVPGVTMTNFLRTAKTAIDGKAPALRTWTKDVKAAMEQLRIDADFAQRNVNEGFSGGEKKRVEILQLELFKPKFAILDETDSGLDVDALKVVSEGVNRAQDEGNMGTLLITHYTRILRYIKPQFVHVFVDGKIAEQGGPELADRLEDEGYDRYLAAAGTASAQA, encoded by the coding sequence ATGTCCACTCTGGAGATCAAGGACCTGCACGTCTCGATCGAGACCGAGCAGGGCGTCAAGGAGATCCTCAAGGGCGTCACCCTGACCGTCAAGACCGGCGAGACCCACGCCCTCATGGGCCCCAACGGCTCCGGCAAGTCAACGCTCGCCTCGACCATCGCGGGCCACCCGCGCTACACCGTCACCTCGGGCTCCATCACGCTCGACGGCGAGGACGTCCTCGCGATGAGCGTCGACGCCCGCGCCCGCGCTGGCCTGTTCCTCGCGATGCAGTACCCCGTCGAGGTCCCCGGCGTCACGATGACGAACTTCCTGCGCACCGCGAAGACGGCGATCGACGGCAAGGCTCCGGCGCTGCGCACGTGGACCAAGGACGTCAAGGCCGCCATGGAGCAGCTGCGCATCGACGCGGACTTCGCCCAGCGCAACGTCAACGAGGGCTTCTCGGGCGGCGAGAAGAAGCGCGTCGAGATCCTCCAGCTCGAGCTCTTCAAGCCGAAGTTTGCCATCCTCGACGAGACCGATTCCGGCCTCGACGTCGACGCCCTCAAGGTCGTCTCCGAGGGCGTCAACCGCGCCCAGGACGAGGGCAACATGGGCACGCTTCTCATCACCCACTACACGCGGATCCTGCGGTACATCAAGCCGCAGTTCGTCCACGTGTTCGTGGACGGCAAGATCGCCGAGCAGGGCGGCCCCGAGCTCGCAGACCGTCTCGAGGACGAAGGCTACGACCGCTACCTCGCCGCGGCGGGCACGGCGTCCGCGCAGGCCTGA
- a CDS encoding metal-sulfur cluster assembly factor, with translation MTEIQPAPTALADIEERLKDVIDPELGVNVVDLGLVYGLEYGEDGALLISMTLTTAACPLTDILEEQVGQVLDGAVDEWRLNWVWMPPWGPERITEDGRDQMRALGFNI, from the coding sequence ATGACAGAGATCCAGCCCGCACCGACCGCGCTCGCGGACATCGAGGAGCGTCTCAAGGACGTCATCGACCCCGAGCTCGGCGTCAACGTCGTGGACCTGGGGCTCGTCTACGGGCTCGAATACGGCGAGGACGGTGCGCTGCTCATCAGCATGACGCTCACAACCGCCGCGTGCCCGCTCACGGACATCCTCGAAGAGCAGGTCGGACAGGTCCTCGACGGGGCAGTCGACGAGTGGCGGCTCAACTGGGTCTGGATGCCGCCATGGGGTCCCGAGCGGATCACCGAAGACGGCCGCGACCAGATGCGTGCTCTCGGGTTCAACATCTAG
- the ypfJ gene encoding KPN_02809 family neutral zinc metallopeptidase, with protein MSFNDGAQLDPSQVEDRRGGGGGLGRGTMIGGGVGGALLVIVLSLLGVNPGILSDLTGSGQDTGQQQAPAGTGASNGTGTCKTGADASQRLDCRIVGTVNSVNAFWAPYLSKQGVKYTNPKAVVFSGQTSTACGPATTAVGPFYCPGDKSAYFDPGFFDELVSRFGSSGGPLAQEYVVAHEYGHHVQDLLGTLGYAQKDPQGPQSGSVRVELQADCYAGMWAHYASTVNDPATGKPYLQQITQKDVQDALSAASSVGDDRIQKSATGRVNPESWTHGSSQQRQTWFMRGFQSGDINQCNTLTGTV; from the coding sequence ATGAGTTTCAACGACGGTGCCCAGCTCGATCCGTCGCAGGTCGAGGACCGGCGCGGCGGGGGTGGCGGACTCGGGCGAGGCACCATGATCGGCGGCGGCGTAGGCGGCGCCCTTCTCGTGATCGTCCTGAGCCTTCTCGGAGTCAACCCGGGCATCCTGTCCGATCTCACCGGCAGCGGCCAGGACACGGGCCAGCAGCAGGCGCCCGCGGGAACCGGGGCGAGCAACGGGACGGGCACGTGCAAGACGGGTGCGGACGCCTCTCAGCGGCTCGACTGCCGGATTGTCGGAACGGTCAACAGCGTCAACGCATTCTGGGCACCGTACCTCAGCAAGCAGGGCGTGAAGTACACGAACCCCAAAGCGGTCGTCTTCAGCGGCCAGACCTCCACTGCCTGCGGCCCGGCCACGACCGCCGTCGGGCCGTTCTACTGCCCCGGCGATAAGTCGGCCTACTTCGATCCAGGGTTCTTCGACGAGCTCGTGAGCCGCTTCGGATCCTCCGGCGGTCCTCTCGCACAGGAATACGTCGTGGCGCATGAGTACGGCCACCACGTCCAGGATCTCCTGGGCACTCTGGGCTACGCGCAGAAGGACCCCCAGGGCCCCCAGTCGGGCAGCGTCCGGGTGGAGCTCCAGGCGGACTGCTACGCGGGGATGTGGGCGCACTACGCCAGCACTGTGAACGATCCGGCCACCGGCAAGCCCTACCTGCAGCAGATCACGCAGAAGGACGTCCAGGACGCGCTCTCGGCGGCCTCTTCCGTGGGCGATGACCGCATCCAGAAGTCGGCGACCGGCCGCGTTAACCCGGAGTCCTGGACGCACGGCTCGAGCCAGCAGCGCCAGACCTGGTTCATGCGCGGTTTCCAGAGCGGGGACATCAACCAGTGCAACACGCTCACTGGAACCGTGTGA
- a CDS encoding class I adenylate-forming enzyme family protein — MPFLDRLSRWAAQKPHEPAVVCGDDRLSWVQLHDAAAALARSGEPTAVLRAGNSVDFAARWAAGVAGERECAVLDPAWPRDLADDVERRLADRWGTTVGGRLGPEELADGALESTFLVGLTSGTTSVPKAFSRSRGSWVRSFEASAAAFRLSPEDRVLAPGPLSASLNLYTLSECLWAGATFHTLPSFDVADAHAEISRRGITRLVLVPTMLRVLAERGLTGDVDASGISAVVCSGQKLDRRTLEAVRRWAPQSVLWEYYGASELSFVAASRHDPGTGPAEVGTGVGRAFDGVSLAILDDAGQPVLGGETGNIAVRSDLVSNGYVWGDDGQAFIRFGDWFTVRDQGFLDGDELHVLGRTQDMINTGGHNVYPHEVEAALGMLPGVAEVVVTGIPDDVRGQRVVAGIVPSHAGLCQTQVRAGLEGRLPPAKRPLQYLELDELPVTERGKVSRREFQRWVLEGDSRARALA; from the coding sequence ATGCCTTTTCTGGACCGTCTCTCGCGGTGGGCTGCGCAGAAGCCGCACGAGCCCGCAGTGGTCTGCGGAGATGATCGGCTCTCATGGGTGCAGTTGCACGACGCCGCCGCGGCCCTGGCCCGCTCGGGGGAGCCGACCGCCGTCCTGCGCGCAGGGAACAGCGTGGACTTCGCGGCGCGCTGGGCGGCGGGCGTCGCGGGGGAGCGGGAGTGCGCCGTGCTCGACCCGGCCTGGCCGCGGGATCTTGCGGACGACGTCGAACGGCGCCTCGCGGACCGGTGGGGCACCACGGTTGGGGGCAGGCTCGGCCCCGAGGAGCTCGCCGACGGCGCTCTGGAGTCGACTTTCCTGGTGGGCCTGACCTCCGGCACCACGAGCGTGCCCAAGGCGTTCAGCCGGTCCCGCGGCTCCTGGGTCCGCTCCTTCGAGGCGTCTGCGGCGGCTTTCCGCCTCTCGCCCGAGGACCGTGTCCTAGCGCCTGGGCCGCTCTCAGCCAGCCTCAACCTGTACACGCTCTCCGAGTGCCTGTGGGCGGGCGCCACCTTCCATACGCTTCCCTCGTTCGACGTGGCAGATGCCCACGCCGAGATCAGCCGCCGCGGGATCACCCGCCTCGTGCTCGTTCCGACGATGCTGAGGGTCCTCGCCGAGCGCGGCCTCACCGGGGATGTCGATGCGAGCGGCATCAGCGCCGTTGTGTGCTCGGGCCAGAAGCTCGACCGGCGTACGCTCGAGGCCGTGCGGCGCTGGGCGCCGCAGTCCGTCCTCTGGGAGTATTACGGCGCCTCGGAGCTCAGCTTCGTCGCGGCCAGCCGGCACGATCCTGGCACCGGGCCCGCTGAGGTGGGGACCGGCGTCGGGCGTGCGTTCGACGGCGTCAGCCTCGCCATTCTCGACGACGCGGGCCAGCCGGTGCTCGGCGGCGAGACGGGCAACATTGCCGTGCGCAGCGACCTCGTATCCAACGGGTATGTGTGGGGCGACGACGGCCAGGCCTTCATCCGGTTCGGTGACTGGTTCACGGTCCGCGACCAGGGGTTCCTCGACGGTGACGAGCTCCACGTGCTCGGCAGGACGCAGGACATGATCAATACGGGCGGCCACAACGTCTATCCCCACGAGGTCGAGGCGGCCCTGGGGATGCTTCCCGGCGTCGCCGAGGTGGTCGTGACGGGCATCCCCGACGACGTGCGCGGGCAACGGGTGGTTGCGGGGATTGTCCCTTCCCATGCGGGGCTCTGCCAGACGCAGGTCCGGGCTGGGCTCGAGGGACGGCTCCCGCCCGCCAAGCGTCCGCTGCAGTACCTCGAGCTCGATGAGCTGCCCGTGACCGAACGCGGGAAGGTCTCACGGCGGGAGTTCCAGCGCTGGGTGCTCGAGGGGGACTCGCGTGCCCGAGCGCTTGCGTAG
- a CDS encoding thiolase family protein codes for MPERLRSLPGGPLVVEGLRTPIVRAGTLLRGVPVHGLLAPVLRALVDRTGVDESLLADVVVGNAAGGGGNLARLAALTAELPEALPGLTVDRQCGSGLDAVILACRLAQAGAGEAFLAGGAESISTAPVRGRRQPDGSVEFYRRAQHAPAGLGVGPDGEPEADDPEMGYAAETVAREAGISRERQDALALRSHARALAAAASGTFDGELVPVRAGGDSQGSWVRADNGPRPKLDGRILERFPAAFVDGGTVTAGNSCFDADGAAGVLVATREAAAGLVDLLGRATLAFLGAETVGVDPRMLGLGAAAAVEKLLAGAGIAIGDLRAVEFNEAFAGQVLACTDRLGLRGASLDAVLNTEGGALALGHAYGASGAVSVVRLLARAQSLPEGSLCLAMISSAGGIGTAALFESVRL; via the coding sequence GTGCCCGAGCGCTTGCGTAGCCTGCCGGGCGGGCCTCTCGTCGTCGAGGGGCTGAGGACGCCGATAGTCCGTGCGGGGACGCTCCTGCGAGGGGTGCCCGTGCACGGGCTCCTCGCGCCGGTGCTGCGGGCCCTCGTGGACCGGACCGGCGTCGACGAGTCGCTGCTCGCCGACGTCGTTGTGGGCAATGCCGCTGGCGGCGGTGGGAATCTCGCGCGGCTCGCGGCGCTCACGGCCGAGCTGCCCGAGGCACTTCCGGGCCTGACCGTGGACCGGCAGTGCGGCTCGGGCCTCGATGCGGTCATCCTTGCGTGCCGTCTGGCCCAGGCCGGCGCAGGCGAGGCGTTCCTCGCCGGGGGAGCGGAGTCGATCAGCACCGCACCGGTGCGCGGGCGGCGGCAGCCCGACGGCTCCGTCGAGTTCTACCGCCGCGCCCAGCACGCTCCTGCAGGGCTCGGCGTGGGGCCTGATGGCGAGCCCGAGGCCGACGATCCCGAGATGGGCTATGCCGCCGAGACCGTGGCGCGCGAGGCCGGGATCTCCCGCGAACGGCAGGATGCGCTCGCGCTCCGCAGCCATGCGCGCGCCCTCGCGGCGGCCGCTTCGGGGACGTTCGACGGCGAACTGGTCCCCGTGCGCGCGGGCGGAGACTCCCAAGGGAGCTGGGTTCGGGCAGACAACGGCCCGCGGCCCAAGCTCGATGGGCGGATCCTCGAGCGCTTCCCCGCGGCCTTTGTCGACGGCGGAACGGTCACGGCCGGCAACTCGTGCTTCGATGCCGACGGTGCGGCCGGCGTACTCGTGGCGACGCGGGAGGCCGCAGCAGGCCTCGTAGACCTGCTCGGCCGGGCCACGCTCGCGTTCCTCGGCGCCGAGACCGTCGGCGTGGACCCTCGGATGCTCGGACTCGGCGCGGCGGCGGCCGTGGAGAAGCTCCTTGCGGGTGCAGGGATCGCGATCGGTGACCTGAGGGCCGTCGAGTTCAATGAGGCGTTCGCGGGCCAGGTCCTCGCGTGCACGGACCGGCTGGGGCTGCGCGGCGCGTCCCTCGACGCCGTGCTCAACACCGAGGGCGGCGCCCTCGCGCTCGGGCACGCCTACGGCGCCTCAGGTGCCGTGTCCGTGGTCAGGCTCCTCGCCCGTGCCCAGTCGCTTCCCGAGGGTTCGCTGTGCCTGGCCATGATCAGCTCGGCCGGAGGCATCGGCACGGCAGCCCTCTTCGAATCGGTCCGCCTCTAG
- a CDS encoding energy-coupling factor transporter transmembrane component T family protein encodes MRSRDSGGLLVGYVPGRSWLHRAPLWAKFVGVVAAGAASFVLLDWRVSLLALGAVVTAWLSAGLGIRRLVASWKLVVPLAAVLLAFQWWQQGPATAARIVANLLLCFVAAGLLTATVPLRDLLDGVAALARPFRRFGADPERFALAIAIMIRSIPVLAGSFAEVGDSARARGLERSVRARTVPVVLSAVAYARRTGDALAARGLGDD; translated from the coding sequence ATGCGTTCGAGGGACTCCGGCGGGCTGCTGGTCGGCTACGTGCCGGGCCGCTCGTGGCTGCACCGCGCGCCGCTGTGGGCCAAGTTCGTGGGCGTCGTGGCCGCGGGAGCGGCAAGCTTTGTCCTGCTCGACTGGCGTGTCTCACTACTCGCGCTTGGCGCTGTGGTCACTGCGTGGCTGTCCGCCGGGCTCGGCATCCGCCGGCTGGTCGCGTCATGGAAGCTCGTGGTGCCCCTCGCTGCAGTCCTCCTCGCGTTCCAGTGGTGGCAGCAGGGGCCGGCAACCGCAGCCCGGATCGTGGCCAATCTGCTCCTATGCTTCGTGGCTGCCGGCCTGCTCACCGCGACGGTCCCGCTGCGGGATCTGCTCGACGGCGTCGCCGCCCTCGCGCGCCCCTTCCGGCGCTTCGGTGCGGACCCGGAGCGGTTCGCGCTCGCAATCGCCATCATGATCCGCAGCATCCCCGTCCTCGCCGGTTCCTTCGCGGAGGTGGGTGACTCCGCGCGCGCCCGCGGCCTCGAGCGGAGCGTGCGGGCCCGCACCGTGCCCGTGGTGCTCTCCGCCGTGGCCTATGCACGCCGCACCGGCGACGCCCTCGCCGCCCGCGGCCTCGGCGACGACTGA
- a CDS encoding energy-coupling factor ABC transporter ATP-binding protein: MAAIQLDDVTVAVALDAPDAGPSPRPASKVLLDRIQLSLTEARIAVVGANGSGKSTLLRLLNGLVEPTAGAVRVDGLHTVRDGREVRQRVGFVFTDPLSQLVMPTGREDVELSLRRRHRSRSERSAAAQSVLDRFGLGALADQSVYELSGGERQLMALAAVLAVEPDVLVLDEPSTLLDLRNRELLRRTLAGLPQQVILSTHDLDLALDADRVLVVEHGRIAFDGAPAAAVSFYRALCAADATPVRSADGDQARGHHARVDPARVDPAPLDPAPVDPAGRTTAGGS; encoded by the coding sequence ATGGCGGCCATCCAGCTTGACGACGTCACCGTCGCCGTTGCCCTCGACGCCCCCGATGCCGGGCCTTCGCCGCGGCCCGCGTCCAAAGTGCTTCTCGATCGCATCCAGCTGTCGCTGACCGAGGCGCGCATCGCCGTCGTGGGCGCGAACGGTTCGGGCAAGTCGACCCTCCTGCGGCTGCTCAACGGCCTGGTCGAGCCGACGGCGGGTGCCGTGCGCGTCGACGGTCTCCACACCGTCCGGGACGGGCGCGAGGTGCGCCAGCGCGTCGGTTTTGTGTTCACCGACCCGCTCTCGCAGCTCGTCATGCCCACGGGCAGGGAAGACGTCGAGCTCTCCCTGCGCCGACGCCACCGCTCGCGCTCCGAGCGGTCCGCCGCGGCGCAGTCTGTCCTCGACCGGTTCGGCCTCGGCGCGCTCGCCGACCAAAGTGTCTACGAGCTCTCGGGCGGCGAACGGCAGCTCATGGCCCTAGCGGCCGTGCTCGCCGTGGAGCCGGACGTGCTCGTGCTCGACGAACCCTCCACCCTCTTGGACCTGAGGAACCGCGAGCTCCTGCGCCGCACGCTTGCGGGCCTGCCGCAGCAGGTCATCCTCTCGACGCACGATCTCGATCTCGCGCTCGATGCCGATCGCGTCCTCGTCGTCGAGCACGGGCGGATAGCGTTCGACGGCGCCCCCGCGGCGGCGGTCTCGTTCTACCGTGCGCTGTGCGCGGCGGATGCGACACCCGTCCGTTCAGCCGACGGTGATCAGGCGCGCGGTCATCACGCGCGCGTCGATCCGGCACGGGTCGATCCGGCACCGCTCGATCCGGCACCGGTCGATCCGGCGGGGCGCACGACGGCGGGTGGCAGCTGA
- a CDS encoding biotin transporter BioY: MSQKSAPAGEGTAAPRRQWDARSLALIAVFAALIAASALVPGIPVGSFGVPITLQTLAIMLTGLVLGAGRGAAAVGLYLVLAFAGLPIFSGGRAGLQVLAGGSGGYIVGFLVGAFVLGLAAQFVIRRFSARRRALWFFLAATLVLVVVVHGLGVLGMMLNLKLSWNAAFLADLAYYPGDILKNIVAAIAATAVHRAFPDVLVRRVK; encoded by the coding sequence ATGAGCCAGAAGAGCGCGCCCGCCGGCGAGGGCACCGCGGCCCCGCGCCGTCAGTGGGATGCCCGATCCCTCGCCCTCATCGCCGTCTTCGCCGCCCTCATCGCGGCGTCCGCGCTGGTCCCCGGCATCCCGGTCGGCTCGTTCGGCGTGCCGATCACTCTCCAGACCCTCGCCATCATGCTCACCGGCCTGGTGCTCGGTGCAGGCCGCGGGGCGGCAGCTGTCGGCCTCTACCTGGTCCTTGCCTTCGCCGGGCTCCCGATCTTCTCGGGGGGCCGCGCCGGGCTTCAGGTCCTCGCGGGCGGCTCCGGCGGATACATCGTGGGCTTCCTCGTGGGCGCCTTCGTCCTGGGTCTGGCCGCGCAGTTCGTCATCAGGCGCTTCTCCGCCAGGCGCCGCGCACTGTGGTTCTTCCTCGCCGCGACGCTTGTCCTGGTCGTGGTGGTCCACGGGCTCGGCGTCCTCGGCATGATGCTCAACCTCAAGCTCTCGTGGAACGCCGCCTTCCTCGCGGACCTCGCCTACTACCCTGGCGACATCCTCAAGAACATCGTCGCCGCCATCGCCGCCACCGCCGTCCACCGAGCGTTCCCGGACGTGCTCGTCCGCCGCGTCAAGTAG